In the Tribolium castaneum strain GA2 chromosome 1, icTriCast1.1, whole genome shotgun sequence genome, one interval contains:
- the HIPP1 gene encoding neurofilament heavy polypeptide: MEGAASETSEAQPPTHEEGVPGDLNSASELTESDKNVASDKELTWEKIAAEFTEEEEIMEEEAALAQVAQDVAPPPETEVVQETVINTVTEEKVEPLETPKIENESEPLATETEPSVEPMTMSTEPSAEPIETSTEPTSMSTEPLSEPPASEQTEMPNDEVVEHPTPELEKTTEFVEITELKPEEPIVDEVVEDLEYTVVEAEEVETHEIIEEHLAQTEPSSETVVIINPDQSQTEITIEHMEESGTADENSQEYREEIYVLTKDNESVDDPDYTTTKEKKPRKQRGRKPISDIPLHVLGRDITKPTEGVSNGGRSMPKPRLGVKVPYKNLTSQIVSKEEIEKEIMERFKLKQEQNSTNSGDILFARKLTQRLAKKLIPSEKDKADAKPQEATTSEKNDKNSSEIKNNSDLIAILEGEDEDMEVKKKQTEEEKKEMTKNTEKEIALQQLKELPGKNKIFKSRSEEEKPANPVLKPKPPSPQKPSPEKKLVEAEPRLKTEMVIKTYTRKRKSFDLESILPAKKTVVATQIKSEDGGPPSDVYITKSSRVIKKKVIWDPDEVPAKSPIKSPKSAESPVKPVEKEKPQQEKKVASPVKKIVKTSSPPVKKPKRLTEVDKLLMDEGAVNMLYDVKTNEETSPDKQKKKTTKSVISLDKAHKELMSKTSVIKNDLQQNTSGQKSLRKKEQGSPAKKEAKVATPSGVTRKKSKDSARSSVHSPPSSPPYNAAEASRIIRRHSSSSFSSNEEMDDEEIEEVEERVTRKKAAAAAESPKKKLKKTTEKPKETTTKNNNNDVKANHVDKTSVGKYKSFTATKRNKLVSINLLSIDGKCYLSEEVLKELTACLKEFGEDDSCHVVSITADNSESFCEGLDYRVLVAEDEGGRKKRASELVALVKDFLRCLLHFPKVLVAGIQGDCVGLGVTMLPLFDMVIASDTSTFSTPYSRLGLVPEAGFLLTVPHLSSNGLASELLFASQTIKADDAFRRGLVTRLCWPEKYQQELKSMLGQISSQSRQSIVAAKQQLRQNILQSTESALSAVCKVLVENWTSPECQKNFNFPK, encoded by the exons ATGGAGGGCGCAGCGAGTGAGACAAGCGAGGCGCAGCCCCCGACGCACGAAGAGGGCGTTCCTGGGGACTTGAACAGTGCTAGTGAACTCACTGAAAGTGATAAAAACGTGGCTAGTGACAAGGAGTTAACGTGGGAGAAAATCGCAGCTGAATTCACTGAAGAAGAGGAGATTATGGAGGAGGAGGCGGCCCTGGCTCAAGTAGCACAAGACGTGGCTCCTCCGCCGGAGACGGAAGTTGTACAGGAGACTGTGATAAATACTGTGACTGAAGAAAAG gTTGAACCACTGGAGACCCCGAAGATTGAAAACGAAAGTGAACCTTTGGCAACAGAAACTGAACCTTCAGTTGAACCTATGACAATGTCCACTGAACCTTCAGCTGAACCTATAGAGACGTCAACTGAACCTACGTCGATGTCAACTGAACCTCTAAGTGAACCTCCGGCAAGTGAACAAACCGAGATGCCTAATGATGAAGTTGTTGAACACCCGACTCCAGAGCTCGAAAAAACGACAGAATTTGTCGAAATTACGGAGTTAAAACCTGAGGAACCGATAGTTGACGAAGTTGTGGAGGACTTGGAGTATACTGTTGTCGAGGCTGAGGAAGTTGAAACTCATGAAATAATCGAGGAACATTTAGCTCAAACTGAGCCCAGCAGCGAAACTGTGGTTATAATTAATCCTGACCAGTCTCAGACTGAAATCACTATAGAACATATGGAGGAAAGTGGAACAGCGGATGAGAATTCGCAGGAGTACAGAGAAGAAATTTACGTGTTGACAAAAGATAATGAAAGTGTTGATGATCCGGATTATACAACGACGAAAGAAAAGAAGCCTAGGAAGCAAAGGGGGCGCAAACCCATCAGTGACATTCCTCTCCACGTTTTGGGACGTGATATAACCAAACCGACTGAAGGTGTGTCAAACGGGGGCCGCTCTATGCCCAAACCAAGACTAGGTGTGAAGGTTCCTTACAAGAATTTAACAAGTCAGATAGTTTCAAAAGAAGAAATCGAGAAGGAAATTATGGAGCGTTTCAAACTAAAACAGGAGCAAAACTCGACCAACAGTGGCGATATTTTATTCGCCCGTAAACTAACACAACGTCTAGCCAAAAAACTAATCCCTAGTGAGAAAGACAAAGCAGATGCCAAGCCCCAAGAAGCCACAACTTCCGAGAAAAACGATAAAAACTCATCCGAAATCAAGAACAACTCCGATTTGATTGCAATTCTTGAAGGCGAAGACGAAGATATGGAAGTGAAGAAGAAACAAACCGAAGAAGAGAAGAAAGAAATGACCAAAAACACAGAAAAGGAAATTGCCTTACAACAATTGAAGGAACTGCCCgggaaaaacaaaattttcaagagcCGGAGCGAGGAGGAAAAACCGGCAAATCCGGTCCTGAAGCCAAAACCACCATCGCCACAAAAACCTAGCCCCGAGAAAAAACTAGTCGAGGCCGAACCTAGGCTTAAGACCGAAATGGTCATTAAAACCTACACCCGAAAACGTAAATCATTCGATTTGGAGTCGATTTTGCCTGCGAAAAAAACCGTTGTGGCAACACAGATCAAATCGGAAGATGGTGGGCCTCCAAGTGACGTATACATAACGAAAAGTTCACGTGTGATTAAGAAGAAAGTCATTTGGGACCCGGACGAAGTCCCGGCTAAAAGTCCGATCAAGTCACCGAAAAGCGCCGAATCGCCGGTTAAACCGGTCGAAAAGGAGAAACCGCAACAAGAGAAGAAAGTTGCTTcgcctgttaaaaaaatcgtaaagaCGTCGTCACCACCGGTTAAAAAACCGAAACGCTTGACTGAAGTTGATAAGTTACTAATGGACGAAGGGGCCGTTAATATGCTCTACGACGTCAAGACGAACGAAGAAACGAGCCCTGATAAACAAAAGAAGAAGACTACGAAGTCAGTTATCAGTTTAGATAAGGCGCACAAAGAACTGATGAGTAAGACTAGCGTTATCAAGAACGACCTTCAGCAGAATACAAGTGGTCAGAAGTCATTACGTAAGAAAGAACAGGGTTCGCCTGCGAAGAAAGAGGCCAAAGTGGCGACGCCTAGCGGCGTGACGCGAAAAAAATCGAAGGATTCCGCTCGGAGTTCGGTTCATAGTCCTCCCTCGTCTCCTCCATACAATGCGGCGGAAGCTTCGCGTATTATCCGTCGGCATTCGAGCAGTTCGTTTTCGAGCAACGAAGAAATGGATGATGAAGAGATTGAAGAGGTTGAAGAGAGGGTGACGCGGAAGAAAGCAGCAGCAGCTGCCGAATCGCCGAAGAAGAAGTTGAAAAAGACGACGGAAAAACCGAAAGAAACGACgacgaaaaataataataatgatgttAAGGCGAATCATGTGGATAAGACGAGTGTGGGGAAGTATAAGTCGTTCACGGCaactaaaagaaataaattggtgTCGATTAATTTGCTCAGTATCGATGGGAAATGTTATTTGAGCGAAGAGGTTTTGAAGGAGTTGACGGCCTGTTTGAAGGAGTTTGGAGAGGATGATAGTTGTCATGTGGTGTCGATAACAGCGGATAATAGCGAGTCGTTTTGTGAAGGGTTGGATTATAGGGTGTTGGTGGCTGAAGATGAGGGTGGACGGAAGAAGAGAGCCAGCGAGCTCGTGGCGTTAGTTAA GGATTTCCTAAGGTGCCTTTTACACTTCCCCAAAGTCCTAGTGGCTGGAATCCAAGGGGACTGCGTGGGTTTAGGCGTGACAATGTTACCGCTTTTCGACATGGTGATAGCGAGTGACACCTCGACGTTTAGTACGCCGTACTCGCGCCTTGGTTTAGTTCCCGAAGCAGGTTTCCTCCTTACAGTCCCACATCTGAGCAGCAACGGCCTG gcGAGCGAATTGTTGTTTGCGTCGCAGACCATCAAAGCCGACGATGCGTTCAGAAGGGGGCTCGTGACGAGGCTTTGCTGGCCCGAGAAGTACCAACAGGAGCTGAAGAGTATGCTGGGGCAGATTTCGAGCCAGTCGAGACAG AGTATTGTAGCGGCGAAGCAGCAGCTACGTCAGAATATCTTGCAGAGTACTGAGTCGGCCTTGAGTGCAGTTTGTAAAGTTCTGGTCGAGAACTGGACTAGTCCGGAGTGTcagaagaattttaattttccgaAATAG